In Onychostoma macrolepis isolate SWU-2019 chromosome 06, ASM1243209v1, whole genome shotgun sequence, one DNA window encodes the following:
- the pfdn5 gene encoding prefoldin subunit 5: protein MAVNLTELSLPQLEGLKTQLDQETEFLSSSIGQLKVVQTKYVEAKDSLNVLNKSNEGKELLVPLTSSMYVPGKLNDVDHVLVDVGTGYFVEKNVEDGKEFFKRKIDFLTKQIEKIQPALQEKHAMKQAVVEVMNMKLQQLHSQQASQSGTTKA, encoded by the exons ATGGCGGTGAATCTAACTGAATTGTCTCTTCCACAATTAGAAGGTCTGAAAACTCAGCTTGATCAG GAAACAGAGTTCCTGTCATCATCCATAGGCCAGTTGAAAGTCGTCCAAACTAAATATGTGGAGGCCAAAGACAGTTTGAATGTACTTAACAAAAGCAACGAAG GAAAAGAACTACTGGTCCCACTCACCAGTTCT ATGTATGTGCCTGGAAAACTGAATGATGTGGATCATGTCTTAGTGGATGTCGGAACAGGTTATTTTGTGGAGAAG aATGTAGAGGATGGCAAAGAGTTCTTTAAGCGCAAAATCGACTTCCTTACGAAACAAATTGAGAAAATTCAGCCTGCCCTTCAAGAAAAACATGCTATGAAACAAG CTGTTGTGGAAGTCATGAATATGAAGCTTCAGCAGCTGCACAGCCAACAAGCATCACAGTCCGGCACCACTAAAGCCTAA
- the espl1 gene encoding separin, which translates to MKCLKTEEYVQQLSCVKDTVVLHDELKKHVDDGFGPYGRTMCDRIIRACNQRLGSGTLDPAHQEKIVELVELAVQGFESLEESGMQSNPFYLEKIVFHILQKVTSLGAHGPACRLGQLMYRRLKRLSAETDDFHVLVRNCFVVLWNSLLSNRASGSTLLPRDRLHCQLQALTFKLLERGSSSASFPSKVPLFVEEAVVEYERSCGGFTHDDVSFLSSELQELFSSALINPQDSALTCLSLAVRCEVVFKVCKLLCKSRFSAQAVELLRGALDGVDGHVGLRSVLSLADYAVQLQSALNLGGECSKAFTECARSLRGLPPSMSAAESHALLEACQLVVWAMEAGQCKGMDVTTLLACFSFLEEYQELLITQQKDSFSQQVQYSLCFSFYQGFISMYDSLHASQVTVGDALDRVLLFCQATAGRMLAELRTLDNDNFLLKAVCAVNNLVYELFNRKLYEGAFGLAVIVCQELCKDCPPSLPVDRVNRCFMLTVQCSRRGGQLERALDWIVCWIQVLGKQILDHFAEPVSLWVKTKCDAARAGEDDTRLRTLRDGLGETIADEEVMMCLLEEELRLYKEQTGDTAQERYNTLCDLLDICHEETPHTLRRATYLCEMAQVVCYQDFSQQTDCSAVDFTHEALRLLDLEPETAENADRLMDEKAHVSLWLYICTLESNLQEAVDTEKRLRAVQEENKTEMNMDPVPTNDLEYEDKQKSQESQFVYDGLRFNLLAQSKLSEPLDRCLSLWRSLLKGSVPAVRDPKLTASSITLMAALYNLMGKHLQALEGYQLAAALFRSLGDAQNSANAFCQSARILLYLGSLQLAEVELEKAEQSLTSVPSSEGTSVISMLAMLQKAQIHYALGQVERGVCCLMEVIKESAQHHSKSWYLLRARALQTASEYLSLDTQTLDSQLRQSIIQHGLKTPDTAQYEGLKLLCSLVMMLLGNGFYGAPGPNTDMRFIDQGDSVVFKWLLLSEVLVCSERMVIVRSSSGAVHEAKAQCLEALKLATKLQTLSHCAELLVLKAELELMKGANEASSLDLEQVRNLLDLCTDFGQGREQKSEVKIKPRKGRPAAPSSSGHTPEEDDDLSGILSSRALLKEPMETMSRLGSQGASPPLKPKRQHVLSCLTHTDTCSCPCCSELSVARVSIHWALLQADLQTDPERSRRLRQYARKRCRSVPAKLQNSLAALMSSKKSTGLCLSLLQVEQGKVHLGAVLQLLRTGNKEKATVLWEEIEAGLEAVTPKEALTPELGPIRAALLGAKAVACCLALAMKKQCVPEELFSSVWGWNPLKIKPQLKLKTESKHRSKSPVSDTTPPETGAKCHPDMKSTSAEQESRKTKESSVVPKKPKDLVPKITFTKSSMVFKTPKATRTSRPKSVSTSSGIGDLRAFDFTNEVPEISVNFTPSLHPSASHRGIAKSKTGPKGSFDVYKDSSPAEEKPVIVPAAPKRTNRSRFKVEFSDESDTEAAPPAVVEKSEKKRNASKSKTSRILKPALNSIPSDAKVVNPTVEPEPPRRTRTTKKSTALSSNSCLSSEEETGSSQTRTRRGRSKKSQSSEATEEPERMRMIKEDDEILLDISLEELRGSDTEMNDTGSPDADCEVLRRDLAADVGRECFSELRRNGSHTTLPHASTTLADLSVEAVQSYLRSSWLLLHHFPPPSLFPHICSLLAQSLGQTDPITTAMLHAQSLGVSTRHHMTRHVVSQFRKLKKSCNDVAEGLGALRLEETSGATQSQKLSALEQIFTFTSSHPTQFPQTHCQQFMQQLKDLPAGITVCMLSLTGVYPDEIGNTILLTRLERGSTPITVRIPTADRKRSVAVLLEEMDGVLKGQKEVSTVAEKSQWWEGRKALDARVEKMLEEMEEALGVWRTLLLPLTSDPELEVQVKCFQKALKGTKITQDILKVILSASPLLSLPDLQCLVEGMGLQDKDFLRLLQGGVTELRGREELKGHTVLILDKFLQRLPWENIACLKSHSVTRMPSLHAVLGHSHLKEMDSSCVLSCGVNPKKVYYVLNPDRNLPDTENRFKEWFTGERAWQGVCGIAPDSDKLQEAVTTKDLYIYIGHGAGARFLDAQRILKGPVRAVALLFGCSSAALSVLGHQEGTGIILSYLTAGCPLVLGNLWDVTDRDLDRFTSALLQSWLSAGSGSSLLQHLAQSRNATHLKHIIGAAPIAYGLPVYIQ; encoded by the exons ATGAAGTGCTTGAAAACAGAGGAGTACGTCCAGCAGTTATCTTGTGTAAAGGACACTGTAGTTCTTCACGACGAGCTGAAG aaACATGTGGATGATGGCTTTGGTCCATATGGTCGCACAATGTGCGATCGTATCATCCGGGCTTGTAACCAGCGGCTGGGCAGTGGGACTCTGGACCCTGCCCATCAGGAAAAGATAGTGGAGTTGGTGGAACTGGCCGTCCAAGGTTTTGAATCGCTCGAGGAGTCAGGAATGCAGAGCAACCCATTTTATCTTGAAAAAATTGTGTTCCACATCTTACAGAAAGTCACCAGCCTTGGAGCTCATGGCCCTGCTTGTCGATTGGGTCAACTTATGTATAGAAGACTAAAGCGTTTGTCTGCAGAG ACGGATGACTTCCATGTTCTGGTGCGGAATTGCTTCGTAGTGCTGTGGAACAGTCTCCTGTCCAACAGAGCGAGTGGTTCCACCCTCCTTCCGCGGGACAGACTTCACTGTCAGCTGCAAGCTTTAACATTCAAACTCCTAGAGCGGGGGTCCAGCTCGGCCTCTTTTCCATCTAAAGTTCCTCTGTTCGTAGAAGAAGCAGTAGTAGAATATGAACGATCTTGTGGTGGTTTTACTCACGACGATGTGAGTTTTCTGTCCTCTGAATTACAAGAACTGTTCTCCAGTGCTTTAATCAATCCGCAGGACTCTGCACTGACATGTCTCTCGCTAGCAGTGCGGTGTGAGGTGGTGTTTAAGGTTTGTAAACTGCTCTGCAAGAGTCGGTTTTCAGCCCAGGCTGTTGAACTGTTACGTGGTGCTCTGGATGGTGTTGATGGACACGTGGGTCTGCGTTCGGTTTTGAGCCTTGCAGATTACGCAGTGCAGCTGCAGAGTGCGTTAAACTTGGGAGGTGAATGCAGTAAGGCTTTCACTGAATGTGCACGTTCCCTCAGGGGGTTGCCCCCTTCCATGTCGGCCGCAGAGTCTCATGCCCTATTAGAGGCTTGTCAGTTGGTTGTTTGGGCAATGGAAGCTGGTCAGTGTAAAGGGATGGACGTAACTACATTGCTGGcttgcttttcatttttggaagaaTATCAGGAACTTCTGATCACACAGCAAAAA GACTCATTTTCACAGCAGGTGCAGTACTCgctttgtttcagtttttaccAGGGCTTCATTAGCATGTATGATAGTCTTCATGCATCTCAG GTGACTGTGGGCGATGCTCTGGACAGAGTGCTGTTGTTCTGCCAGGCGACGGCAGGACGGATGCTTGCTGAACTGCGGACACTCGACAATGACAATTTCTTGCTTAAAGCAG tgTGTGCAGTGAATAATTTGGTGTATGAGCTGTTTAACAGGAAGCTGTATGAGGGAGCCTTTGGTTTGGCTGTGATTGTGTGTCAGGAGCTGTGTAAGGATTGCCCACCCTCTCTTCCTGTGGATAGG GTCAACCGCTGTTTCATGCTGACAGTGCAGTGTAGCCGGCGTGGGGGTCAGCTAGAACGGGCTCTAGACTGGATTGTGTGCTGGATTCAGGTTTTGGGCAAACAGATTTTGGATCATTTCGCAGAACCTGTCTCACTGTGGGTCAAAACCAAGTGTGATGCTGCCCGAGCAGGAGAGGACGACACTCGTCTAAG GACTCTGAGGGATGGACTGGGAGAAACAATAGCGGATGAGGAGGTAATGATGTGTTTGTTAGAAGAGGAATTGCGTTTGTATAAAGAGCAGACTGGAGACACAGCCCAGGAGCGCTACAACACACTCTGTGACCTCTTGGATATCTGCCATGAAGAAACCCCACACACACTGAGACGGGCAACATATCTGTGTGAGATGGCACAGGTTGTGTGCTATCAGGACTTCAGCCAACAGACTGACTG CTCAGCAGTTGACTTCACCCATGAGGCTTTGAGGTTGCTGGATTTGGAGCCAGAGACGGCAGAGAATGCTGATAGGCTGATGGATGAGAAGGCACACGTCTCCCTGTGGCTCTACATCTGTACTCTTGAGTCCAACCTGCAGGAG GCTGTGGACACAGAGAAGCGATTGCGTGCAGTGCAGGAGGAGAATAAAACAGAGATGAATATGGATCCTGTTCCCACTAATGATCTGGAGTATGAAGACAAACAGAAATCACAAGAGAGCCAGTTTGTCTATGATGGACTACGCTTCAATCTACTAGCTCAAAGCA AGCTGAGTGAGCCTTTGGACAGATGTTTGTCTCTGTGGCGGAGTCTGCTCAAGGGGTCTGTGCCTGCAGTTAGAGACCCTAAACTCACTGCTTCTTCCATTACATTGATGGCTGCCCTCTACAATCTTATGGGCAAA CACCTGCAAGCTCTGGAGGGATATCAGCTTGCTGCTGCCCTTTTCCGTAGCCTCGGCGATGCCCAGAATAGTGCAAATGCCTTTTGCCAATCTGCCAGGATTTTGCTGTATCTGGGCTCTCTTCAGCTTGCAGAG GTGGAGTTAGAAAAAGCAGAACAGAGTTTGACCTCTGTCCCGAGCTCCGAGGGCACATCTGTTATATCCATGCTTGCCATGCTGCAGAAAGCACAGATACACTATGCTTTAGGACAG gtggAGCGTGGTGTGTGCTGCCTGATGGAGGTGATTAAGGAGTCTGCTCAGCATCATTCTAAGAGCTGGTACCTCCTCAGGGCACGAGCACTGCAGACGGCTAGTGAATACTTGAGTCTGGACACACAGACTTTGGACTCACAGCTACGTCAGAGCATCATTCAGCATG GTCTGAAGACTCCAGACACGGCTCAATATGAAGGGTTAAAGCTTTTGTGCAGCCTGGTGATGATGTTGCTGGGCAATGGGTTTTACGGAGCCCCTGGACCAAACACAGACATGCGCTTTATAGATCAAG GAGACAGTGTTGTATTTAAGTGGCTGTTGCTGAGTGAGGTGCTAGTGTGCTCCGAAAGGATGGTGATCGTGAGGAGCAGCAGTGGGGCTGTTCATGAAGCTAAAGCTCAGTGTCTAGAGGCTCTCAAACTTGCCACCAAACTGCAGACACTCAGCCA ctGTGCTGAGCTGTTGGTGTTGAAAGCAGAACTGGAATTGATGAAGGGTGCAAATGAAGCTAGTAGTTTGGATCTGGAGCAAGTTAGAAACTTACTTGATCTCTGCACAG ATTTTGGCCAGGGACGGGAACAGAAATCTGAGGTTAAAATAAAACCTCGCAAAGGTCGGCCAGCTGCCCCTTCTTCCTCTGGTCACACCCCAGAGGAAGATGATGATCTGAGTGGAATCCTCAGCTCTCGTGCCCTTCTCAAGGAGCCCATGGAGACCATGTCTCGATTAGGAAGCCAAGGAGCATCTCCACCTCTGAAGCCCAAACGCCAGCATGTGCTTTCGTGTCTGACTCACACAGACACCTGCTCCTGTCCTTGCTGCAGTGAGCTCAGTGTGGCTCGAGTCAGTATCCACTGGGCACTATTACAGGCAGACCTCCAGACAGACCCTGAGCGTTCTCGCCGACTACGCCAATATGCCAGGAAACGCTGCCGTAGTGTTCCAGCTAAGCTCCAAAACAGTTTGGCAGCACTCATGTCCTCTAAAAAGTCAACTGGACTATGTCTGTCACTGCTACAGGTGGAACAAGGCAAAGTGCATTTGGGCGCTGTGCTTCAGCTCCTTAGAACAGGAAACAAAGAGAAGGCTACAGTCCTGTGGGAGGAAATAGAGGCAGGATTGGAGGCAGTGACACCCAAAGAGGCATTGACACCAGAACTTGGGCCCATCAGAGCTGCTCTGCTGGGGGCTAAAGCTGTGGCCTGCTGTTTGGCATTGGCCATGAAGAAACAGTGTGTCCCTGAAGAACTGTTTTCTTCTGTATGGGGTTGGAATCCACTGAAGATTAAACCACAATTAAAACTCAAAACTGAATCAAAGCATCGGTCCAAGAGCCCTGTTTCTGACACAACTCCTCCAGAGACAGGTGCTAAATGCCACCCTGACATGAAGAGTACATCTGCAGAGCAGGAAAGCAGAAAAACCAAAGAGTCCTCTGTAGTTCCTAAGAAACCTAAGGACTTGGTGCCCAAAATTACCTTCACAAAATCTTCCATGGTTTTCAAAACGCCCAAAGCAACAAGGACATCCCGGCCCAAATCTGTCTCCACTAGCTCTGGCATTGGTGACTTAAGAGCCTTTGATTTCACTAATGAGGTCCCTGAAATTTCTGTCAACTTTACACCCTCATTACACCCATCTGCCAGCCATCGTGGGATTGCAAAGTCAAAAACTGGCCCAAAGGGGTCGTTCGACGTTTACAAAGATTCTTCTCCTGCAGAGGAGAAACCTGTGATTGTGCCAGCTGCGCCTAAACGAACCAATCGCTCTCGCTTCAAG GTCGAGTTCAGTGATGAAAGTGACACTGAAGCTGCACCGCCTGCTGTAGTGGAAAAgtcagaaaaaaagaggaatgcCTCCAAATCCAAAACATCTCGCATCCTGAAACCAGCCCTGAACTCCATTCCTAGTGACGCCAAAGTTGTGAACCCCACTGTAGAGCCAGAACCTCCCCGACGCACACGGACCACTAAGAAAAGCACAGCCCTCTCCTCTAACAGCTGCCTCTCTTCTGAGGAAGAAACTGGCTCCTCCCAGACACGCACACGCAGAGGGCGATCAAAAAAGAGTCAAAGTTCAGAGGCCACAGAGGAACCTGAGAGGATGAGGATGATTAAAGAAGATGATGAGATTCTTTTGGATATCAGCCTGGAGGAGCTCAGAGGGTCTGACACAGAAATGAATGACACGG GCAGCCCAGATGCTGATTGTGAGGTCTTGAGGAGAGATCTGGCTGCAGATGTTGGACGAGAGTGTTTCAGTGAGCTTAGAAGAAATGGATCTCACACAACCCTTCCACATGCATCTACAACCCTAG CTGACCTGTCAGTAGAGGCAGTCCAGTCGTACCTGCGGTCCTCGTGGCTCCTCCTCCACCATTTCCCACCTCCCTCTCTTTTTCCCCACATCTGCTCACTGCTCGCTCAGTCACTCGGCCAGACGGATCCCATCACTACTGCAATGCTGCACGCTCAGTCGCTGGGTGTGTCCACTCGCCACCATATGACCCGTCATGTGGTTAGCCAGTTCAG GAAGCTAAAGAAATCATGTAATGATGTAGCAGAAGGTCTTGGCGCTCTGAGACTGGAGGAAACATCTGGGGCAACACAGTCTCAGAAACTCTCTGCGCTGGAGCAGATCTTTACCTTCACCTCCTCACACCCAACACAGTTCCCACAAACACACTGTCAgcagttcatgcagcagctGAAAGATCTGCCAGCAG GAATAACAGTGTGCATGCTGTCGCTCACGGGTGTGTATCCTGATGAAATTGGCAACACTATCCTTTTGACCCGACTGGAGCGTGGCTCTACCCCAATCACGGTTCGAATCCCTACTGCAGACAGAAAG CGCTCTGTTGCTGTGCTGTTGGAAGAAATGGATGGAGTGTTGAAGGGGCAAAAGGAAGTGAGCACAGTGGCTGAGAAATCGCAGTGGTGGGAAGGAAGAAAGGCTTTGGATGCTCGTGTGGAG AAAATGTTAGAAGAGATGGAAGAGGCTTTAGGTGTGTGGCGAACTCTACTCCTGCCTTTGACCTCTGACCCTGAGCTTGAAGTTCAGGTGAAGTGCTTCCAAAAGGCACTGAAAGGAACAAAGATCACGCAGGACATTCTTAAG GTGATTCTCTCAGCATCTCCACTCCTGTCCTTGCCAGATCTGCAGTGCCTCGTGGAGGGGATGGGTCTGCAGGACAAGGATTTCCTGAGGCTTCTGCAGGGTGGTGTGACTGAACTGAGAGGAAGGGAGGAGCTAAAGGGACATACAGTTCTCATCTTAGACAAA TTCTTGCAGAGGTTGCCTTGGGAGAACATCGCTTGTCTGAAGTCTCATTCTGTCACTCGCATGCCCTCATTACATGCAGTGCTTGGACACAGTCATCTGAAAGAG ATGGATTCAAGTTGTGTTCTGTCCTGTGGCGTGAACCCTAAGAAAGTTTACTATGTGCTAAACCCAGATAGAAATCTGCCTGACACTGAGAATCGCTTTAAAGAATGGTTTACTGG TGAGCGAGCGTGGCAGGGGGTTTGTGGAATTGCTCCAGACTCAGATAAACTACAAGAGGCTGTGACCACTAAAGACCTCTACAT TTACATAGGACATGGCGCAGGAGCCCGCTTTCTGGATGCTCAGAGAATTTTGAAAGGACCTGTGCGGGCAGTAGCTCTTCTGTTTGGCTGCAGTAGTGCTGCTCTCAGTGTACTTggccaccaggagggaacaggaATCATCCTCAGCTACTTGACCGCAGGATG CCCGTTAGTGCTCGGTAACCTATGGGACGTGACGGATCGTGATTTAGATCGTTTCACGTCAGCTCTGCTCCAATCCTGGCTCTCTGCTGGTTCTGGCTCCTCCCTTCTTCAGCATTTAGCACAATCTCGTAACGccacacatttaaaacacataATTGGTGCTGCGCCAATTGCATATGGTTTGCCTGTATATATCCAATAG
- the itgb7 gene encoding integrin beta-7 codes for MMKAILIAVTVLFHCFGQRCILGQEPLCQSHSSCSECIRSPGCAWCTQTDFLKPGESNERRCDSPKNLRDRSCKGDHVINPGKHPLTFVKNSDLSSDRENVVQLKPQNINITLRVGVPFEFKVEFKRAVGYPIDLYYLMDLSYSMKDDLEQIKILGQKILKKLKDITDTVRIGFGSFVDKDMLPYVSQVKVRRKNPCPNRIDTCQPAFSFKNVLPLTDDAREFEREVSKQNISGNLDAPEAGLDAIMQAAVCKDKIKWGDVTRILVYTSDDTFHMAGDGRLGGVFQPHNGQCHLSDNGSYNGRAYDYPSVGHVSRVLQDNNIQLIFAVTEDIYPAYKALSALIPQSVVGVLKNDSSNVVDLISEAYGNLSSTLVLEQEGAPKELDVSYMSKCTGNQEDTEWKKKGVCQGIKHEQVTFNVRLNASACLKEPQTFRIKMQGINEEVKITVHTECHCGCGAPEKDSKHCSSTGNLSCGVCSCEEGYLGQRCECKQQSDADSIINMLASCRPDNSSLVCSGHGNCECGKCVCNGHYSGKFCGCDDRSCEHHNGVVCNGKGKCNCGTCHCYSNYTGSACECSPSQEKCINDKGLCSGQGKCTCNRCQCNEGFKGEHCSAFTDECMQLKGCVECHVEAGTDTNVCAGKCLNATVSRLDGTHELHCTYKATMSYDVNLGHNGKIVLQYADLPRSVDKTTLIIGISVSSIIFIGIIIIIIYRGLLELYDIREYQNFVKAQKQTEWKEVQNPLFKGATTTVYNPLHVKDETEKDHSELI; via the exons ATG ATGAAGGCTATTTTGATAGCAGTGACGGTTCTCTTTCACTGTTTCGGACAAAGGTGTATACTTG GGCAGGAACCACTTTGCCAGTCTCACTCTTCATGCTCTGAATGTATAAGGAGTCCTGGATGTGCGTGGTGCACACAGACG GACTTTCTAAAACCAGGTGAGTCAAATGAACGGCGATGTGATTCTCCCAAGAACCTGAGGGACAGGAGTTGTAAAGGGGATCATGTGATCAATCCTGGAAAACATCCCTTGACCTTTGTGAAAAACAGTGACCTCAGCAGCGATCGGGAAAATGTGGTCCAACTCAAACCTCAAAATATCAACATTACACTCAGAGTTG GAGTTCCATTTGAATTCAAAGTTGAGTTTAAGAGGGCTGTAGGTTACCCTATAGATCTGTACTACCTGATGGATCTGAGCTATTCCATGAAAGATGATCTGGAGCAAATTAAAATCCTGGGGCAGAAAATCCTCAAGAAGCTGAAGGACATCACAGACACCGTCCGGATCG GTTTCGGGTCTTTTGTTGATAAGGATATGTTGCCGTATGTCAGTCAGGTGAAGGTAAGACGTAAGAACCCCTGCCCCAATCGCATAGATACCTGCCAACCGGCTTTCAGTTTTAAGAATGTCCTGCCCCTGACTGACGATGCCAGGGAGTTTGAACGAGAAGTTAGCAAACAAAATATCTCTGGCAACCTGGATGCTCCTGAGGCTGGTCTGGATGCCATCATGCAAGCTGCGGTCTGTAAG GATAAGATCAAGTGGGGTGATGTGACACGGATTCTGGTTTATACATCTGATGATACTTTTCACATGGCAGGAGATGGACGGCTAGGTGGTGTCTTTCAGCCACATAATGGACAGTGTCATCTCAGTGATAATGGTTCCTATAATGGAAGAGCCTAT GATTACCCATCAGTGGGCCATGTATCTAGAGTTCTGCAGGATAACAATATTCAGCTCATATTTGCTGTGACCGAGGACATCTATCCAGCATATAAG GCACTGAGTGCATTGATTCCTCAGTCGGTGGTTGGTGTATTAAAGAATGACTCCAGTAATGTTGTGGATCTCATCTCTGAAGCCTATGGG AATTTGTCATCCACGTTGGTGTTAGAGCAGGAGGGAGCTCCAAAAGAATTGGATGTGTCCTACATGTCTAAATGTACAGGGAATCAGGAGGATACTGAATGGAAGAAGAAAGGAGTGTGTCAAGGCATCAAGCATGAGCAG gTTACGTTCAATGTACGTTTGAATGCATCTGCATGTCTGAAGGAGCCTCAGACATTTCGGATCAAAATGCAAGGCATCAATGAGGAGGTGAAGATCACAGTGCATACAGAGTGTCACTGTGGCTGTGGTGCTCCAGAGAAGGATTCCAAACACTGTAGCAGTACAGGAAATCTCTCATGCGGCGTGTGCAG CTGTGAGGAAGGGTATTTGGGTCAGCGCTGTGAGTGTAAGCAACAGAGTGACGCGGACTCTATCATCAACATGCTGGCATCCTGTCGGCCTGACAACAGCTCGCTGGTTTGCAGTGGACACGGCAACTGTGAATGTGgcaagtgtgtgtgtaacgGCCATTACAGTGGGAAATTCTGCGGATGTGATGACAGGAGTTGTGAACACCATAATGGTGTTGTCTGTAATG GTAAAGGCAAATGTAATTGTGGGACATGTCACTGTTATAGTAACTACACGGGGTCTGCATGCGAGTGCTCACCTAGCCAAGAAAAGTGTATAAATGACAAAGGGCTTTGCAGCGGTCAAGGCAAATGCACTTGCAACCGTTGTCAGTGTAACGAAGGCTTCAAGGGAGAGCACTGCTCTGCATTTACTGATGAGTGCATGCAGCTAAA GGGCTGTGTGGAATGTCATGTAGAAGCTGGTACTGATACCAATGTCTGTGCTGGAAAATGTTTGAATGCTACAGTATCTCGTCTTGATGGCACTCATGAGCTGCATTGCACATACAAAGCGACCATGTCATATGATGTGAATCTTGGTCATAACGGCAAAATTGTGCTTCAATATGCAGACCTGCCTC GTTCTGTTGATAAGACTACACTTATAATTGGCATCTCTGTGTCAAGCATAATTTTTATTGGCattataataatcattatttacCGTGGCCTGCTGGAGCTGTACGACATTAGAGAATATCAAAACTTTGTCAAAGCGCAGAAACAGACCGAATGGAAAGAG GTCCAGAATCCTCTTTTCAAAGGTGCCACAACAACGGTGTATAACCCTTTGCATGTCAAAGACGAAACCGAAAAGGACCATTCTgagttgatttaa